Below is a genomic region from Microbacterium sp. KUDC0406.
CGTGGGTGCAGAAGACCTCGAAGGATGCCGGGATCAGTGGCGTCTGGTTCCTGATCGCCCTGTTCTTCCTGTTCTGGGCGATCCCCGTCATCCTGGTGTTCGCGATCGCCGGCTTCGCGTCGTGGATGCCCGTCTGGGCCTCGGCGCTGATCGTGTTCGGCATCCTGATCCTGGCTGTTCTCGTGTTCGGCCTGCTGGGCGTGCTGAGGTTCCGGAAGGTGCTGAAGCGCGAGAACCCCGCGCAGGCCGTGTCCACCGACATCCGCCTCGTCCGCGAGGCCGGCGATGAGCGCCCCAGGGAGGTCGCTGATGACGAATTCTGAGCAGGCTCCGCTGCCGCGCACGGCCGTGGCCGACGGCATCACCGACCCGGTGGCGTCGGCGCGCGCCGAGCTGAAGGCGGCACTGGCCGCGATCGAGGTGAAGGCCAATGTGCCGCGCCGGGTCGAGCAGGCCTCGCAGCGCGGCATCGCGAAGGTGCGCGCGTTCGCGAAGAAGAACCCCGCCGGGGCCGTCGCCGCCGTGATCGGCGTGGCCGCGGCCGTGGGCGGCGTCGTCTGGGTCATCGCGCGGGCGGCGTCCCGGTAGCGGGTTCGCCGTCTCCGCCCCGAAGGGGCAGACTGGACGCATGTCCGACGAGACCGAACCCTCCCCTTCCGGCTTCACCCTCTGGGCGGTGTGGGGGCGCAACCCCGATGCCCCGCAGGCAGACCCCGACTCCACGGAGCTCGAGACCATCGTCGGGCACATCGAGGACTCCGGCGTCTCCGTCCGCGGCTTCTACGACGTCAGCGGCCTGAAGGCCGACGCCGACCTCATGGTGTGGCTGCACGGCCCCACCGCCGAGGAGCTGCAGCGCGCGCTGCGCCGGCTGCGCCGCACCGAGCTGCTGAAGCCGCTGCTGCCGGTCTGGAACGTCATGGGCGTGCACCGCGACGCCGAGTTCAACCGCCAGCACGTGCCCGGCTTCCTGCGCGGCATCGAGCCGAAGCAGTGGCTGTGCCTGTACCCGTTCGTGCGCACGCCGGAGTGGTATCTGGCCGAGGAGGCCGAGCGCCGCAGGATGCTCGCCGATCACGGTCGCAAGGGCGCGGCGTTCACCGGCGTCATCGCGAACACCGTCGCCGCCTTCGCGCTCGGCGACTACGAGTGGCTGCTGCCGCTCGAGGCCGATGACGTCACCGAGCTCGTCGACCTGATGCGCGACCTGCGCTACACCGACGCCCGCAGGTACGTGAAGGAGGAGGTGCCGTTCTACACCGGCCGACGCCTGCGCCTCGACGAGATCGCCGACGTCCTGCAGTGACCCGATGAGCACCGTCATCCGTCTCGGAACCCGGCGCAGCGCGCTCGCGCAGGCGCAGTCCGGCCACGTCGCCGCGGCGCTGCAGAAGATCTCCGGCCGTCCGGTCGAACTGGTCCCCATCGTCTCGGAGGGCGACACCAACCGGGCATCCCTCTCCGAGATCGGCGGTCAGGGCGTGTTCGCCACCCGACTGCGCGAAGCGCTGCTGCGGGGGAGTGCGACCTGCTGGTGCACTCGCTGAAGGACCTGCCCACGGCGCAGCCGGCGGGGCTCGTCATCGCGGCCACGCCGGCCAGGGTCGACGCCCGCGACGTCGTGATCACCAGGGACGGGACGCCGCTCGACGAGCTGCCGGCCGGCAGCAGAGTCGGCACCGGCGCACCGCGGCGCATCGCGCAGGTGCGGCGCCGCAATCCCGGGGCCTCGGTCGTGGACATCCGCGGCAACGTCGACTCGCGGCTTCAGCGTGTGGCATCCGGCGAGCTGGATGCCGTGATCCTCGCCGCCGCGGGCCTCTCCCGCCTCGGCGCGGACA
It encodes:
- a CDS encoding phage holin family protein, which produces MVRGYRDRADDSLLTLLGDMPDLVSNLVKAEIDAGKAWVQKTSKDAGISGVWFLIALFFLFWAIPVILVFAIAGFASWMPVWASALIVFGILILAVLVFGLLGVLRFRKVLKRENPAQAVSTDIRLVREAGDERPREVADDEF
- the hemQ gene encoding hydrogen peroxide-dependent heme synthase; the protein is MSDETEPSPSGFTLWAVWGRNPDAPQADPDSTELETIVGHIEDSGVSVRGFYDVSGLKADADLMVWLHGPTAEELQRALRRLRRTELLKPLLPVWNVMGVHRDAEFNRQHVPGFLRGIEPKQWLCLYPFVRTPEWYLAEEAERRRMLADHGRKGAAFTGVIANTVAAFALGDYEWLLPLEADDVTELVDLMRDLRYTDARRYVKEEVPFYTGRRLRLDEIADVLQ